Proteins co-encoded in one Oscillatoria salina IIICB1 genomic window:
- a CDS encoding DUF3891 family protein, which yields MIVNLLENGWEIIYHRAHALLAAQIAGYWQKEPSSPSSRLFETVAAIAQHDDLEREWEEELLTSAGAPLDFRLEKSLSVEQLYGQIEEAFYRGRWVAMLTSMHLCFLNQAKSDKSEELKKFLDEQKFRQQQWRKELGINDREAEKQYAFMRWCDRLSLILCLQEIPSAHRSLEIITFPDGTRYDIQQLENSYLTVTPWVFAETKFTVNVDACYLDRLKFESNDEIKAALKTAPRKLREWTFVKDSC from the coding sequence ATGATTGTCAATTTGTTAGAAAATGGTTGGGAAATAATTTATCATCGCGCTCATGCTTTACTTGCGGCGCAAATTGCCGGATACTGGCAAAAAGAACCTTCTTCACCTTCCTCGCGTTTGTTTGAAACTGTAGCGGCGATCGCGCAACATGACGATCTCGAACGAGAATGGGAGGAAGAGTTACTTACTTCTGCGGGCGCACCTCTAGATTTTCGCCTGGAAAAAAGTTTAAGTGTAGAACAATTATACGGACAAATTGAGGAAGCATTTTATCGCGGACGTTGGGTGGCGATGCTGACTTCGATGCACTTATGCTTCCTTAACCAAGCTAAGTCAGATAAGTCTGAGGAGTTAAAGAAATTTCTCGACGAACAAAAATTTAGACAACAGCAGTGGCGTAAAGAATTAGGTATAAACGATCGAGAAGCAGAGAAACAATATGCTTTTATGCGCTGGTGCGATCGCCTCTCTTTAATTCTTTGTCTGCAAGAAATTCCTAGCGCCCATCGTTCATTAGAAATTATCACCTTTCCTGATGGCACTCGCTACGATATTCAACAGTTAGAAAATAGTTATCTTACCGTTACACCTTGGGTTTTCGCTGAAACGAAATTTACTGTTAATGTCGATGCTTGCTATCTCGATCGTCTCAAGTTTGAAAGTAACGACGAAATTAAAGCAGCATTGAAAACAGCGCCGAGAAAACTCCGCGAATGGACTTTTGTGAAAGACAGTTGTTAA